From Novipirellula artificiosorum, the proteins below share one genomic window:
- a CDS encoding sulfatase/phosphatase domain-containing protein, with product MQIHGKLIESCKNTRHVWLAFAVAGILAVGAMPSTAVADPSKAKSATTTLVRPNIVFILTDDQRWDTISANVRAHTRDYYASVEQMDQAVGRLLDELDRLSLRDKTWILFMGDNGWFLGEHGMTSKVLPYEESMRVPMAIAGPKTPSQVVDDIVLNIDLTATIYELAGLPVPKSQHGRSLLPIVLAKTPDDWRKSFLYEAPTPQLGSQPLWAIRDAKWKYVRTDLTDGDVFHELYDLDSDSIEQTNVADHPKNRAVLTRLSRDLAEQREVIAATTNLTPRTKSLAQHGVLQIPDQPPRSPRTDLFISGVYPHLTTYGVYSQNGAHGKDGHNECGIGAVVPWAGKLWMVNYAPHMPKGSEHKLYSIEADFSKPMKVHPESVGGTPAGRMIHKESNQLLIGHHIIDAEGNVRTIQPADMPIRVTAMARHLNDPANSVYYIDMEGSIWEANVHTLAVNRLFKKPVPGWHGKGAYTSQGRLVVSNNGELHVGTYKDVLVGGEAKDDEERGVLAEWDGDQWRIVERRQFTEVTGPNGISGGSDGNDPIWSMGWDRRSLRFKLLEDGRWHTYLLPKAAYCNDATHGWYTEWPRIREITDGRWMMDMHGMFFDFPKTFSSTNSAGIKPIGSHLRYVPDFCGWNGRLVLATDETSIQGNPLAGQPQSNLWFGNDGDLREWGPASGYGGPWMEDMVTAHTPSDPFLVAGFDRRILHLALGPLRPVAEVVRRATDQLPITNLPDALAALPRVTIPRGDWHQPAAGFGFNLSEPATVYLAVDGRGKSSLPPVWKRTDLSLTWGKNVEDPIYVCQCAAGNVSVPSNSVEHSKGAFGTPHMAFVKFNDGSLDSITPVGNASVTKPLSVKVPSLANPTTVHVKLQVDRKGNGVWTDFETIALASDGYVGKVLPNDLDAVWLRLSVDRDCVATAILHQTTSQFVDGDTARNQALFAGLADVGDEALSGSLYPAKRNRNLRVITDDNRFFDFTKADFVFVADQNDAKLAKLLSVKPEFSVDEASVILEDQGKRLRLPKGDALYDKPFASGWPRASREVESERHLANIHGTFYEVPLVTNGAPPAWNLIRPVSSHSKQITDYCSWNGLLVLSGIRPDATNDGHIFRDDKHNTALWFGGIDDLWKLGKPIGHGGPWLNTAVKSGVPSDPYLMKGYDQKTARLSHDSEQAVTVTLQVDLDGTGLWVDYRKIVVPPRTEAIHKFAPEFSACWIRGVSNRTAQLTLQFDYQ from the coding sequence ATGCAGATCCACGGAAAACTCATCGAATCTTGTAAGAACACTCGACACGTTTGGTTGGCATTTGCAGTCGCCGGCATCCTTGCCGTTGGAGCGATGCCCAGCACGGCCGTCGCTGACCCATCGAAAGCGAAATCGGCGACCACGACGTTGGTTCGTCCCAATATTGTTTTTATCCTGACCGACGATCAGCGTTGGGACACGATTTCGGCGAACGTTCGTGCACATACTCGCGATTACTATGCGAGCGTTGAGCAAATGGACCAAGCCGTTGGTCGATTGCTTGACGAACTCGACCGATTGTCCCTTCGCGACAAGACATGGATACTGTTCATGGGCGATAATGGTTGGTTTCTCGGCGAGCATGGAATGACCAGTAAGGTATTGCCGTACGAAGAGTCGATGCGAGTCCCGATGGCGATCGCTGGCCCGAAGACGCCATCTCAGGTTGTCGATGACATCGTGTTGAACATCGATTTGACTGCGACAATCTATGAACTCGCCGGGCTTCCGGTGCCAAAGTCACAGCATGGGCGAAGTCTGCTGCCGATTGTTCTCGCGAAAACGCCCGACGATTGGCGAAAGAGCTTTCTGTATGAGGCCCCCACGCCTCAGCTCGGCAGCCAGCCGCTGTGGGCTATCCGGGATGCAAAATGGAAGTACGTTCGCACCGATCTCACGGACGGTGATGTATTCCATGAGTTGTATGATCTGGATTCTGACTCAATCGAGCAGACGAATGTCGCAGATCATCCGAAGAATAGGGCGGTGTTGACGCGTCTGAGCAGAGATCTGGCAGAACAGCGCGAAGTGATCGCGGCGACAACGAACTTAACACCACGCACGAAATCCCTAGCGCAACACGGCGTGTTGCAGATCCCGGACCAACCGCCTCGTTCGCCGCGAACCGACTTGTTCATCAGTGGTGTCTATCCTCATCTGACGACCTACGGTGTCTACAGCCAGAATGGTGCTCACGGCAAAGACGGACACAACGAATGTGGTATCGGCGCGGTGGTTCCGTGGGCAGGCAAGTTGTGGATGGTCAACTACGCGCCGCATATGCCCAAAGGAAGCGAGCACAAACTCTATTCCATCGAAGCGGACTTCTCCAAGCCAATGAAGGTTCATCCCGAGAGCGTGGGAGGGACTCCGGCCGGCAGAATGATCCACAAAGAATCCAACCAGTTACTGATTGGCCATCACATCATTGACGCCGAGGGCAACGTCCGGACGATTCAACCCGCAGACATGCCGATTCGAGTCACCGCGATGGCTCGGCACCTCAACGATCCTGCCAATTCGGTTTACTACATCGACATGGAAGGTTCGATCTGGGAAGCCAACGTGCATACGCTGGCGGTGAATCGGCTTTTCAAGAAGCCGGTTCCCGGCTGGCATGGCAAGGGAGCCTACACCTCGCAGGGTCGGCTGGTGGTTTCCAATAACGGTGAATTGCACGTCGGCACGTACAAGGATGTCCTTGTCGGAGGTGAAGCGAAAGACGACGAAGAAAGGGGCGTGCTTGCCGAATGGGACGGAGATCAGTGGCGGATCGTCGAGCGGCGGCAGTTTACGGAGGTGACCGGGCCAAACGGAATATCGGGTGGAAGTGACGGAAACGATCCGATCTGGTCAATGGGTTGGGACCGCCGCAGTCTTCGCTTCAAGCTGCTGGAAGACGGCCGGTGGCACACTTACCTCCTACCCAAGGCCGCCTACTGCAACGATGCCACTCACGGTTGGTACACCGAGTGGCCGCGGATACGCGAGATCACCGATGGCCGTTGGATGATGGACATGCATGGGATGTTCTTCGATTTCCCAAAGACGTTTTCCAGCACCAACTCGGCAGGTATCAAGCCGATCGGTAGCCACTTGCGTTACGTTCCCGACTTCTGTGGTTGGAATGGTCGACTGGTTTTGGCAACCGACGAAACCAGCATTCAGGGCAATCCGCTCGCCGGTCAACCACAGAGCAACCTGTGGTTCGGCAACGACGGCGACCTGAGGGAATGGGGACCGGCCAGCGGTTACGGCGGACCGTGGATGGAGGACATGGTCACGGCCCATACACCTTCCGACCCGTTCCTGGTTGCTGGCTTCGATCGACGCATCTTGCACCTTGCGTTGGGGCCGTTGAGGCCCGTCGCGGAAGTGGTTCGGAGGGCCACCGATCAATTGCCGATTACGAACCTGCCCGATGCACTTGCGGCGCTACCGCGTGTCACGATTCCTCGCGGTGACTGGCACCAGCCAGCGGCAGGCTTTGGATTCAATCTCAGCGAGCCCGCGACGGTTTACCTTGCCGTTGATGGGCGAGGCAAATCGTCACTGCCGCCGGTATGGAAGCGGACGGACCTGTCGTTGACTTGGGGCAAGAATGTCGAAGATCCCATCTATGTTTGTCAATGCGCTGCTGGAAACGTCTCGGTGCCGAGCAATTCGGTCGAGCACTCCAAGGGTGCTTTTGGCACGCCACACATGGCGTTTGTCAAATTCAACGACGGCTCCTTGGATTCGATCACGCCCGTTGGGAATGCATCCGTTACGAAGCCACTGTCTGTAAAGGTGCCGAGCCTAGCAAACCCAACGACCGTTCATGTCAAGCTGCAAGTCGATCGGAAAGGCAACGGGGTCTGGACCGACTTCGAGACGATCGCGTTGGCTTCAGACGGATATGTTGGAAAGGTGCTTCCAAACGATCTTGATGCCGTGTGGTTGCGACTGAGCGTGGACCGCGACTGTGTAGCGACGGCCATTCTGCATCAAACGACAAGTCAATTTGTAGACGGCGACACAGCACGGAACCAAGCTTTGTTCGCAGGTCTTGCTGACGTTGGCGACGAGGCTTTGAGCGGTTCGCTCTATCCGGCGAAACGCAATCGGAATTTGCGAGTCATCACCGACGATAATCGTTTCTTCGATTTCACCAAGGCTGACTTTGTGTTTGTTGCCGATCAGAACGACGCGAAACTCGCCAAACTGCTTTCCGTCAAACCCGAGTTTTCCGTTGACGAAGCGTCGGTGATTCTGGAAGATCAAGGGAAAAGGCTGCGACTCCCCAAAGGAGATGCCCTCTATGACAAGCCCTTCGCCTCTGGGTGGCCACGAGCGTCTCGGGAAGTCGAGTCCGAACGTCATCTCGCCAACATCCACGGTACGTTTTACGAAGTTCCCCTGGTCACCAACGGGGCGCCACCCGCATGGAATCTGATCCGCCCCGTATCAAGCCACTCGAAGCAGATCACCGACTATTGCTCGTGGAACGGTTTGCTTGTCCTGTCTGGAATCCGACCCGACGCCACAAACGATGGTCACATCTTCCGCGACGACAAGCACAATACAGCCCTCTGGTTTGGCGGAATCGACGACCTCTGGAAACTCGGCAAACCCATCGGCCATGGAGGTCCATGGTTAAACACAGCTGTCAAAAGCGGGGTCCCGTCGGATCCTTACCTGATGAAAGGCTACGACCAAAAGACCGCGCGCCTCTCACACGATTCCGAGCAAGCCGTCACGGTGACTTTGCAAGTGGATCTGGACGGAACAGGCCTGTGGGTCGACTATCGAAAAATCGTAGTCCCCCCCCGAACCGAGGCGATCCACAAGTTCGCACCCGAATTCTCAGCTTGCTGGATTCGCGGTGTCTCGAACCGTACTGCGCAGTTGACCCTGCAATTTGATTACCAATAG
- a CDS encoding enolase C-terminal domain-like protein has translation MMHQPITITSAEIIDIRVPTSDQRLGSDPFHKQPDYSSAVLHLETNAGLRGVSVVFTVGAGTDWICHGIRDLCQLIVGTSLDDFATAPIKLYRRLIDHHQLRWLHDGVFRMASGAIVNAMFDLWAKSVDKPLWKLLIDLEPEFVADCIDWRNISDVLTREEAIAILQERQSSLQQRESEMSTRGPKAYCTAGWLGLSDDEILATIRKLQAHGFDSFKLKVGRDSEEDVQRIRFMRDAIGSECKLMVDANQYWGLADAKRHIERYRPFGLTWIEEPIARDDVLGYIELAAAFADADFGFACGEQAASPVIFKQLLQSRAIQYCQIDAVRVAGVNDVMAIVLMAAKYGVPVCPHGGGIALCNMIQHYGLWDQIAVAGHSDTQLVEYIDFLQEAVEHPVEVHNGCYATPTAPGWGLEFVPDFIQRHRFPDGDVWRTRDATRKGAAFEVPDETSHD, from the coding sequence ATCATCGACATTCGTGTGCCCACCTCGGATCAACGTCTTGGTTCCGACCCATTTCACAAGCAACCCGACTATTCGTCCGCGGTACTTCACTTGGAAACGAACGCGGGGCTTCGAGGTGTATCGGTCGTGTTCACGGTGGGTGCCGGCACGGACTGGATTTGCCACGGGATTCGGGATCTATGCCAATTGATCGTCGGAACAAGCCTTGACGATTTCGCGACGGCACCGATCAAACTCTATCGGCGTCTAATCGATCACCACCAATTGCGGTGGTTGCACGATGGAGTCTTTCGGATGGCCTCCGGCGCAATTGTCAACGCAATGTTCGACCTTTGGGCTAAGTCTGTGGACAAACCGCTGTGGAAGCTACTGATTGATCTCGAACCCGAGTTCGTGGCCGACTGCATCGACTGGAGAAACATCAGCGATGTCCTGACTCGCGAGGAAGCAATTGCAATCCTTCAAGAACGTCAATCAAGCCTGCAGCAACGTGAATCGGAAATGTCGACACGCGGCCCCAAGGCATACTGCACCGCTGGATGGTTGGGGCTGAGCGATGACGAGATACTCGCGACGATTCGTAAACTTCAAGCCCATGGCTTCGACTCGTTCAAGCTAAAAGTAGGGCGTGATTCCGAAGAAGACGTCCAACGGATTCGCTTCATGCGAGACGCGATCGGCAGCGAGTGCAAGTTGATGGTAGATGCCAATCAATACTGGGGCCTTGCCGACGCTAAACGACACATTGAACGATACCGTCCATTCGGGCTGACGTGGATTGAAGAACCGATCGCCCGTGACGATGTACTCGGCTATATCGAGCTCGCAGCAGCCTTCGCTGATGCGGACTTCGGTTTCGCCTGTGGCGAACAGGCAGCTTCGCCGGTTATCTTCAAACAACTGCTTCAGAGCAGAGCGATCCAATACTGTCAAATTGACGCGGTCCGAGTTGCCGGGGTGAACGACGTGATGGCGATTGTCCTGATGGCTGCGAAGTACGGTGTTCCCGTATGTCCACATGGCGGAGGCATCGCCCTTTGCAACATGATTCAGCACTACGGCTTGTGGGATCAGATCGCCGTTGCGGGCCACTCCGATACGCAGCTTGTGGAGTACATCGACTTCTTGCAGGAAGCCGTCGAGCATCCGGTCGAGGTGCACAACGGATGCTACGCAACGCCAACGGCGCCGGGCTGGGGCTTAGAGTTCGTTCCAGACTTTATCCAGCGACATCGGTTTCCCGACGGCGACGTTTGGAGAACACGCGATGCAACGCGAAAGGGCGCGGCTTTTGAAGTCCCAGACGAAACGAGCCATGATTGA